In the genome of Mercurialis annua linkage group LG8, ddMerAnnu1.2, whole genome shotgun sequence, the window CCACCTTTCATGTTTttacaaatctatcaccgatgaGAAAATCCGATGTCTATCTCGGTTCAAATAAATGCCATAATCTCACTAATTCtctaattaaaacataaaatgcctTCCTTTTTTTGTCGATGTCGGTTGTCGAGTAAAGAAAGATACACTAAATTTTCACTACGGTGATAGagttgcaaaaaaataaaaggtggtgaatttatatgacaacttttaaagaacgtgattaaaaatgaaaaaacatataaaacttgtgattttatatgaaattaactcttaaaataatatacaaCTGTGTATTATAAGTTATTCTTATGATATATTAGTTcatcgatttaaattttttatatagttatctataattataaaaaatattttaataataatacataatattaaattaaaagtgtATAGAAATCGAGACACATTTTTAGGGGTAATATCGTAGAGATGTACATAAAAGAGACCAGAGTGGAAAAGAAACACTTAAATGAGGAAAAACAAAAGTACACAAAAGTTAAAAGGACAAGGAACTAattgttgaaaaataaaaataataatattcagaTGCTAGAAAACCTAGGATTTGGAGAAGCAAATTCCAAGAACTCAGGATCTTGTAGTAAAATCgccattttttgtttttctaatgTAATCCATGCTTCAATCGCTTTACCATCTTTTGCATCAACAAACACAGTCAGGTTTCTAAATTCTTGTCCAGGTTTACCCATTACTCCAACCCAGTAGGGTTCTCCCCATCCAAAATTAGGTCTTGTGAAAGCTGATTTAGACCAGCTTGTAAATGCAAAAATGTCAGTGTCTTCCGAAGTAAAAACCTCTCTTAACTGCTCGCAGAAATCTGACATCATTTCGAACCCTTTTTCCCCCTGAAAACTATGCGTATAATCCGTTTTATACAAATTAATCGACTCACTTACCATGCTCGCCAGATCATTTAGCTTCATACTGTCTGTATCAGCAGGATTAGCCATGGCTACTGCCCACCAAAACAGATTCCCGATAGAACTATCGTTCATGGGCGGATTTGTTTTCGGTCGAAGATTCATCGTTTCGACTAGAATCGATGTCTTGGGTGTTCCTGATATTGATTTTGATGCAGCCATACCACATTTCCAAATGAAACACGACAATGTTTGAATCCGAGATGGTTCTTCTTCAGCTTCACCTTTCGCCTTAGCCCTAAGGGCACCAATAGCTTTCGCGTTGAACACGAATCTACTTGTAACGTAATCCCCTTTAACAAACCATAAATTTTCCATTAAAGATATAAGATTATCCGGAACTGTAGCTGGTGAAGGAAAATATAAGCTCGCTTGCTCGAGATCTGGCTCTACAACATCATGGAGATCTCCACGACAAATCGAAGCCCACGTAGTAGAAAAATTTGAAGATGCAGCTGCGTCCAAAATCTTATGTGACATGCACCAGCCCAATGCTATTCCTGATCCACAAGTAAAAAAGTTGATCTGGACTGCGATTAGAGGCGCGTTAGTCTTATCTGTTTCCTTGCTGAACGGTTTGCATGGAAGTAGATTGTTTAAGGACTCAGGCTCATGGTGTTTAAGAAAATCAGAGAATGAACAGCTAACTTGGGCTTCAAGAAACGGAACTCCTTGGTCGAAACGATCGATATAGAGATTACCCGTTTCTCTTCCGCTGAGAGGGTAATAGAGATTGAGAGTTTTGAGAAGAGCAATCTTTAACTTGGAGGTTAGTGTTGATGGTGAAAGGTTTTTGACaggataaaaataaatgattggAATGTAAGTTGTAGGAGTAAGTTGGTCGAAAAAGGAGAGTTTATGAGGTTCATGATGTTGAATAATCGATGGTGAAGATGATATCTTCACCATATCTCTTGAAAcaatttgaacctttttttgCATTTCTATACTTGGATTAGATTTTGCTATGAAATAAAAATCTTTGGAATACTTATTTATAGAATACGTTCATCAACAAAAGACTTGAACACTACAATTGTGGTCCCTGGTGAATACAGTCTGGACGAAAGAAAATTTTAGTGTTTATATGGCTGTGAATGTTTTGACGGTAAAGTTCTTAAATGAACCTATCGCTATAGGATCATAATTACTTTTTGATTTTCTACAAAATTAAGGTAATATTTGTAGCACATTAGCCGCTACCAActgcaaataattttttattttttattattttatgtttattattcaCTATTACTATcgttcgtttaacaaattatcCACATATTggtatttaatttgttaaatgaaTGTGTAATTGGATGACTCAAATAGTAGCCGCGAAGTCCACTTTTAGTTCTTTTATTTCAAGAGGGTTTCATCATTTTCATGAGATGgccttttttattatatatttatatattgttatttttggaaaaaaaaaaattaactgcaAAGAAgagtaaaataagaaaagtttGACTTGTTTTCATTTTGgacttttcaaattataaatttgtttttattttttaaaacatactCCATCTATGTTATATTCATTTTATGtcccttatttttattttgaaaatatagttTAACTAACTGCTCCATTAATTTTATCCATTAACGTATATGTCAAATTCATTAATAATAAGAGTAAGAAATAAAATTGTGTTATTTACAAAAACATATTTTCTCCCttccgtaaaaataaaaaaaatagtcagTCTTTTTTGTTCCACAAAGATAAAAAAAGTGGTTACATTTaatgataatttaaaataaaattatcaaaatatccccataattatgttatttatgcattaatttttttttcataatggttcatttttgaaaattttaatgggtattatagaaaaatttcaataaattaactataattagtgaatttttttaattcttgtgaAAATACTATCTATCTTTATTAGACGGGGGTAGCAGTTATATGGATATTGTGCTTTACCTGTAGACGCTTCTCCAGCTCTCGAAAGAATTGGATGGGAGTCGTCCTCGGAGGAACTTCCTGAATGACTGTACTAAGGAATTCTACCGTACTCCGTGCAGCTATTGTTGTTAATCCACCTAGCCTACCCAAAGGTTCAGGCCGAATTGTAGGAATTATGGAGATTTCCCTTAATTTCACACCTTATGACGAAAAGGGAGTCGGCATTGCGTAAAGGAATAACTTTTTAGGACATCAAAAAGCAAATAAGTGGAAAATGAAATGAGACTAAAGGAACATTAACCTagataaatatctaaaatattgTTAATTGAATTAGTTTTAactaactaaattaaattatttattggcTTGCTAACAATAATGATTGATAGAACACTATGAAAATCAAAATTCCcacatcgctaaaaagagaaagcGCACACAGAAAGGCCTATAGAAGAGTAATAGTCTCATTTCTTTAGATACTTATTAATTGTTGAGTTATGGCTCATTGCCAATTGGTTTCCAATTAGGATTAAGATACTAAATCCTTTGGTTCGCATTGTTTTCTTTTGGGATTAGAATTCTAGTTCCTTAATGCATTAGGACTAAAATTGTATCTTAAgggttcactataaatacaaGTATAATGACCCTATTGTAAACTCACTACAAACATATATAGAACAAAATTATCTCTCTGTCCGTGGAGTATAGATCGAACCACGTAAAATCTTGTGTGATtgttcttttctcttttcttgttTATTTTCTACTGCGCTAACAAGTGGTATCAAAGCCTAGATTTTAAATCTAAGATTTTAGGTATTTATTTGTTGATTGAAGATGTCGCTTCATAAATACaatattgaaaaatacaatGGTTTGGATGACTTTACGTTGTGGAAAGTTAAGATGAAGGTTGTTCTTGTTAAACAAAGATGCATTGCAGCGTTAGGCAGAGAAGATAATCTATCAAAAGGTTTATCTATGGAGAGAAGACTGAAATTATGTCAAAGACACATAATACGATTATATTGAGTCTTTCTGATGAGGTGCTGAGAGAGGTTATCGGTGAAGTAACTGCTAATGCCTTATGGGGAGCGTTGGAAAGCAAGTTTCAGGTGAAATCTCTTACAAACCGGTTGTATCAgaacaacgtttgtatacattaaGGATGACAGAGAATACTCTGGTAAGAGATCATGTTGACAACATTAATCAAATTGTTGTAGATTTACAAGGCATTGGTGTTTCGATTGAAGAAGAGGATTAAGCCCTTATTCTCTTATGTTATTTGCCCAATTCATATGAAAACTTTGTTGATACAAATGTTATATGGTAAAGATTCGAAATCTGTTAGTGATGTAAATGATTGCAATCCAAAGAACTAAAGAAAAAGGTCTGTAACTCTAATGAGGAGGAATCGGTTTCTTGTCTGATGGTGAGTCGGGGCAGGCGTCATGAGAGAGATGGTGGGAAAGGAAACAGGTCGCGTTCCTAATTGAAGTCGGACGACGATGATATCATTGCAAGGAGAAGAGACACTTAAGAAGAGATTGTCCAAAGATTAAAAAAGGTGGTGAAAACAAGGATTCAAACGGTAATGCAAATGTAGCTATGGTACAGGAAAGTTCCGATGAGGAAGAAAGCGGTGTGTTTTGACTGTGAGTACATCAAGTTCTAATAGTATCTGGGTCCTATATACTAGTGCATCTTATCATATGTCTTCTAGAAAGGAattgtttaattcttttaaGGAGTGGAATGGTACTGTAAAGGTGGCCAATGATAAGAAGCTTGTTGTCAAAGGTAGTGATTCTGTTCATATAAAGATGTATGATGGTATGGTTAGAATATTTGATGCTTGGTTTATTCCTGAACTGCGGAAGAACTTGAATTTTGTGGGTACACTTGATAAACAAGGGTACAACCACTCAGGTGGAGATGGGCGGATCAGAATTTCTAAGGGTGCTTTGACTTTAATGGAAGGTGTGCTACAACATGAAATTTATATTCTCACAGGAAGTGCAGTAGTGGGAACAATGACGATTGCTCGGTCCTTGGAGGTGCATGATGGTAAAGCCGAGTTGTGGCATCAGAGGTTAGGTCATATAAGTGAGAAAGGGTTGTCCATATTGAATAAAAAAGGGTTGTTAGAAGGAGCAAACACGGGGAAGATGAAGTTATGTGAGACTTGTATTCTTGGAAAGCAACTGTAATActccaaatattttaacataattaagtcgtgccacttGTCAAAagttccgataaattaaattaagaaggatttaatttaataatatcgggaatttagaataacttttattaagcgggatttgaggagaaaccttagaaaattaatataaaataaaatataaaatctcgagttaataattatttcgccaaggtccgttaaatattttataatacttATGATtaaagtttcgagtcgatcgaagaccgtttaaaatttggacgcggataaattttggactaaattgcaacttttgaaaagtttcaaggaccaaaatgaAAATTAGCCAGAGTATATATATGATCATCAATTCCTTCAAAGATAAGGATTCATATCTTCATCACCATCATCGTCGTTTTCACCGTTTCATTCGTACGTTCTCCGTTCCTCGACCGTTTttgacgttctatagctcgaattgatcggaATTGGACGGGTAACCAAGGTAAGCTAATCGTTTTGAAGTTTGGTTGAGTAAATTTAGTGGaatattgatttaaaatttgaggttTCGATCGGTTttatcgttttagcgattttggaTTCAATCTCGACGTTTTAAGCTTGAATCTTGTGTTTTTGATGTTATTGAGTGTCGGGAATGCGAAAATCCATCAGAAGCACATTGGAAATGGCCCGGGGAGTGAACCCCGGGACTGCACGTCAGCAGCCAACAGgcgcacgaacgtgcagtccttcgccaAGGAAATTTTCGATATGGGCCTTTCagggccctgacgcgacgcggaaacttgATTTCAGACAATTTCAGATCGCGTAATCAATCATGATTcgattgaatttcaaaatataaaatttaggcGTATAACATGAGAAGTATGATTAGAGTTTTGATATACGGAATTAGACGTTTAAGTTTAAGGTTTAAGTCGTAAACCTAAAGTCAGATAGAGTTAGTATCGAAGATCGACAAGCAAAGATAGAACGAGTCGAGTTAAACGCGATTAGAACTCGACGAGTTACGTATATGGTtatgtctcgagtctagaatgtctaTAGAGTTAGATTCTTACTCGAGTTGTGTTTGTTTGATTCTTAGATCCGGCGAGACAACCAGCTATCGAACAAGGAGCTCGGGAAGTTTAACGGTTTCTGAGCAACGTGGTGTTTTTGGAATAGCGTGTTTTGtgagtttattttaaatattgtcGATTTTTAATACttgcattattttataaaatgctttatttaaactgttttattgcatttaaatgttttaaaacctaatatagatccgatgaaacaagctatctattgggcaacaatagaactgtgtaCACCAGTCATAATAAACTTAATGTACATAAAATACAACCAATATTCAATAAGATATGAAGTTATGAAGAATATCCGTTAAGATGATTGATgtgagttgaactcggtggaattatcccgggactacATCAATCGAGATACGAGGTTAGCACggtagaactatcccgggacctgtaccTCGCCCAGTCAGcacggtggaactatcccgcgACTTGGGCCAATAACTAAGCTTTGAATcgtacactactagaaaacatgcaatttgcgacggactaaaaattcgtcgctaaaagtgcaaaattgcgacggatttagcgacagaccaataatccgtcgctaaacagccAAAAAACTTGGCAGGAGAGTCCCCGCCAACTTAGCGACGGAATATCCGTCACTAGCCCGTCGCTAATTTGGCGGGATTTTGGAGGGAATTGTTATCGCCTAAAaacttagcgacggattaatAAATCCGTCGCCAACTGTTGTAATTAAAAAACGTTGCGTTTAAAGCagctaatttagcgacggatatgtaaaatccgtcgcaaatgtgCTTCTTTAAACGCAGCGTTTCATTTAATTAGATGTTAGCGACGGAAGttataaatccgtcgctaaaatcgaATTAAATGAACGCGCTGAacccttcttcttccttttttttctgTTTCCGCCGCTTTTATTTTTTCTGTTCTCCGATTTCCCTTCTTCTCCGCAGCCCCTTCTTCTCCGATTTTCCTCCATTCTCCGCCGCcctttcctcttcttcttctccatttacCCGTTCTGTTCTTCGCTGCCGTCTTCTGTTCTCTCCGTCGTTCGTTACTGCCGTCTTCCGTTCTCTCTGCCATTCGCCGCCGTTCGTCCCCTTTTTCTTGCCGGCCACCACTCAGGTAagggttttattttttttgtcattcaTTTATTGTTTAactatttaataaatatgtataattctttttttaaaaacagtCCCGCCCGCCGCCATTGCCTCCGGTAAGCGTCCCGCTGTTGCCTCCGGTGAGACCCGCTGCTGTCTCCGGTCAGTCCCGCTGCTGCCTGaggtaagttttttaatttttttattattaattattgtatTAATTAGAGATTAGGGCTAatttaaattagggttaattttctgtttttaaaaatatattaaattagtttaggtttaggttaatCGAATTGTAATTgtataattagtttaattaatttagcttaggattagttttttttaattaattagggttatttatcttttttttttaaattatataaatttttttgggttaggttaattaaattatatttgaattagtttaatttaattagtttagggttagttttatttattagggttaattatctatttttgtagtaaaatatattaaatgtttttagggtctaggttaattaaattatatttaaatttgtttaatttgtattaataatgttgaattagtaaatttataacttataataatcatttgtttataattattggttatttgttaattagttgattaaattaggctaattagtgtaattaacgttataaatataattttcgaTGTAATTGGATTGTATTGTTGGATTGTGGTATgaaatttgcttgcaggacttccctgaaaaatgggtgatgctcatttttaggggaagtgctgccgaattttttattagtttttttttataaatacgtgttttttttaatgtgataggtttgtaTTCTCTAACACTCGCTGCACATAGTGGTTCCAATTTATCCGGGCTTTTCATCTTCTCTTTGTGGTTCTGCCCTTCAACAAGTAGGTTTTATtgcttattttgatttattttagttggAATAGATATTATTTACAACATTCAACCTATAAATAAatctcgattttattcccaccgaacaAAATCGCAAACCTAGCCTTAGAGTTCACGTCCCATGTGTTTAAGAGATTGAACGTCACgagattgtacagtttgtacagtttgcaaaactggtcctcccgtaactcgatcacgaaaaccatatatgtctagtagctgtagaaaaatattcgattgttttccagcgtttgttctccgggtggatgtatagtatatgttttgtaacgcttattcctcgcggaatatataattagcgttacagcgcacatactaaatatcgcactgaaggagaacgacgccggaaggctgccgaatatttttctccgttattaggcatatatcgtggccgagttaaggggagccagttttgcgaatgggataggttcatacctttaaagca includes:
- the LOC126659754 gene encoding stemmadenine O-acetyltransferase-like produces the protein MQKKVQIVSRDMVKISSSPSIIQHHEPHKLSFFDQLTPTTYIPIIYFYPVKNLSPSTLTSKLKIALLKTLNLYYPLSGRETGNLYIDRFDQGVPFLEAQVSCSFSDFLKHHEPESLNNLLPCKPFSKETDKTNAPLIAVQINFFTCGSGIALGWCMSHKILDAAASSNFSTTWASICRGDLHDVVEPDLEQASLYFPSPATVPDNLISLMENLWFVKGDYVTSRFVFNAKAIGALRAKAKGEAEEEPSRIQTLSCFIWKCGMAASKSISGTPKTSILVETMNLRPKTNPPMNDSSIGNLFWWAVAMANPADTDSMKLNDLASMVSESINLYKTDYTHSFQGEKGFEMMSDFCEQLREVFTSEDTDIFAFTSWSKSAFTRPNFGWGEPYWVGVMGKPGQEFRNLTVFVDAKDGKAIEAWITLEKQKMAILLQDPEFLEFASPNPRFSSI